The genomic stretch CAAATACTTGAGATAAAAACATATCAGATTTAAATTATCTGAAAAATTAGGAAAACATATTATAACATGTTCAACAATAGAATGCAAAGTAACTATCTGTCTTATATACAAACACAATTCAATTATTGCTATGTATCTTGGACGCATAAGTTTATTGAACATAGTATACAACTCTGATGGCTTATTTAGCAGTAAATGACATATGtttaattgacatttaaattgcatTCACACAACATATTGTAAAACTAACGAAATCATAGACAATACAAAAAAACCTAATGTTTCCTTTATCTACACATGTAATTAAAACCTCAGTTAACTTTTCGGTAAATAAATCAAACTGGCGCATTAGAATTTTTTAACATCATTCGCTTAAACGATATTGGAAATGATTaactttaacataaataaaatacgATATATTCGAAAATGAACTGAGCACATATGATACAATTTAAACGCGAACTGACTTGTTCCTTTCTAAActtctttaataattatttccaaTTTACAGtgatttaacatttataatattgacatattaaaaaaacatcttacacaataatcaaataaaaacattcgCATAATAGTATGAACTTCAAGTCATCCACCTTTtgcaaaaatataattgtatacatTAATATGACAATAGTTCATACtgtatgtactttaaaatatgcatttaaagtCTATCTCAACAAACGCGAAATTAAGACTGACTAAGTTATATGGTGGACGTACTAGTTGCCTTCTAACAAATGCAATTCCATTTTGACTTCAATAAGTTTCTTTATTTGTGTCCGTTGATTAATTAAACTTTTTGTCGGTAATTACTGATAAGATACTAAATCTACGTTCTTTTTGTATATATAGACCATAAAGTAAGGCTTGAAATTTGTATAAGCAGCGTTCCGTCTTCATGTATGTAATGCCGACGAATTTAAAAATTAGActaaatatacacataataaaGCAATGTGATATATACAGACACTACTTAAACTAAAATGCGTAACCAATTGAAATTGAGCTTAAACTCAACACGAATcttaacataattgtttttaacatgtATTGCGTGAAAATAATATTACTAAAGCCACTAAGTAGGTTTTATTTGACAACATTGAGGATCGTTTCTACACACTTTATTTAATCCTTATGTTTGCATTAATCGACTTACGCGAGTAAAGTTATACTTCTATGTGCAATGATTATAATTgcatacaagaatacaaaaaaTATGAACGTACAATACTATGTAACTATAATGGCATTTACAATCTATGAGCACGTTGATCATCAACTTTACAAGGTATATATGATCATTCGAAATGATGACCTTCGTGTAATGTACACTAACACGTGATTTACAGGGTAGCATTTGAACATGATAACAATGGCAAAAACGGCAACGCGAAAACATAATACATGGTCTTCACAGATGTTACATCATTTTATATGGACTACATAcatgtagaaaaaaaaacatgttcaaatgCAGCTGTGTATGTGCATAGCTATAATTATTGTGTCGCAGCATATCGTCAGTTTGAAAAATCATTTCATTGAGTAACATCCAGATAATACCAATTACATTAACATGCATAAAGtcatttcaataaattatttacaCGCAACGCACATTTATAAACCAACGTAACTATTTATTTGCATGGTTATTCTGAATGAACAACAACgtaataaatacttatatttacaTTTACAGAAAGGATTTTGTGGGATTTTCGAAAAATAAAACATTCTaaagaaacaattaaaaatcacaaaacaatACAAGGTAGTGCATGTACAACCGCTTCAGTAGCgacgtaaaaaaatatttacacttatttacatgACTAAAGTTAAACGGTGTGTACACAATTTTTGTCTTATGTTATATACTTTTACTGTGTCCATTAAAATTATTACGTAACACTGTCAAATATagtactttatatatttcatttatatacgCGTACATCCAATCACAGGGAAACAAAAAACGTCACTCAAAACAATCATAATCAGTGCGGTGGAACTTATCCTTAGTGCTGTATTCCGTCATTAGAAGCTTGAGTCCGGCATCGTTGGCAGTCCGTTTCACTTATTGCGGAGTTGTTGCTTATGCTCGTCTCATACACATACACAGTGGACCCAATAAGGGCATCGCTGCAAGAAAAAACGTACTGACAGCatattcatatttttaaattattcgaCCTTTAACATAATACcttattttaatattgtgtaactGTATCATTTGTGTTATGTACAGTGTTAACGTAATCCGATTTATTTGAATGGTATGCGATGTGAATCCCGTTTGTGTCGATTCTCACAACTTGAATCAGGTCGCTAATTATAGCATCGTATTGATTGAAACTGAGAATTGCGTTGGAATGTGATGATCATATGATAAGTATTTGCATGATTGTTTCATTATCATGTAAAACCATGCCATTGCAAACATCGCTTATCTAGATTTGTAAGGAACTAACTTTGTTGTTATTTCTGGAACATAAAcatgcattatatttattttaaacaagacaGTCAGCATTTAATCATGCTTAAAAGTTGTGTAAGCATGTTGCAGCAACGATGGTTTgcatataaatatgttttctttaaatGCAAAGGTATACATAATATGACCAGTAAGAATTAATATCACGCTGTTGTTATCAATGTAATAGTTATCAATAGGGTTTTCAGTAACTGAAAGGAAGGCATTCAACTTTCGTTGTatgcatataaaacaaaataGGTGTTATTTCCTTATTTGTAACATTCagacacattttaaagtaaatagttAAAGGACAGTGATAACGAGCAAGTACAATTTATTTCTGCAGAAAGTGCaatttcaatgtcaaaaatacCTTTGAGTAATTGAGCGCAGCTGACATGGTAACCTCGCTATAATGGCAACGGCTTGTGCATCTGATTTGGCAATCCGCGACGATGACTATTGTTTGCGCCGCTGACTTTGTAATCTGCGATGACGACCATAATTTTCCACGCTGACTTCGATCCCCGCGATGACGCCGTTTGTTAGCACTGCTGACTTTGCAACCCGCGATGACGCCTATTGTTCGCGCTGCTGACTTCGTACAACGCGATGACGACCATTGTTTGTGACGCTAATTTGGTGAAAAAAGATGACGAGCATGATTAACGATGCTGACTTCGTAACCCGCGATGACGAACATTTCTGGCGCTTTCGATCTCGAAGCCCGCGATAAATGATTATTATTTGCCTTAATGAGTGGGCACCCCGCGATGACGGTTAAGGTTTGCACCATGACGAGGATACCCAACTGACGACCTTGCTTGGCACAATTAACTTGGAAACGCTGTTAGCAACTATGGTTTGCGCTCCTGTTTTATAAACCAGTAATGCAGAATTGGCATTCTACGACGACGATTACTATTTACGCTGCTGACTTGGTAACTTGATCATAGATTGCTGATTTGGTAACCCGCGATACGACCATGTTTGCACCAGTGACTCGTTATCCGTGATGAGGACCATTTATTGCTGACTTGACAACTGCTGATACAACCATGTTTGTGTTATTGACTTGGAAACCCGCAATGATGACCATATTTGCCGCAGATTCTTTGACAATGTGAAGCTGGCAATGGTGTGTGCTGCTTATTTGATAACTCGATGACCCGCGTTGACTACAAATGGTAGCGCGGCCGACTTTTTGTAACCCAACATTACCACCATTTCCTTCGATTCTCACTTAGTAACCCGCGATGCCGACCATTGTTTGGGCTGCCGACTTGGTAACCCACAATAACCAAAATTGTCTGCACTGCTGACGTGTTAACCTGCGAATATTAGAATTGTTCGCCCCGCTGATTTGGTTACCCGTGATGATGACTATTGTTTTCGCTACTGACTGGTTCAATCGAgataaacatattgttttgcGCCCTCTCGTTCAACTGCAAGACGACCAAGGTGGGGCCATCTGACATTTTAACTCGCGTTGTCGACCGTGCTTTGAGCTGCCGCCTTAGTATGCCAGTAAGAGCTTGGTGACCCGAGTCTACGACCATTCTTTGGGCTGCTGTCTTGGTAACTTGTTACGACCAGTGTTTTCGCTCCCGCTCTCTTTACTATGTTTTCCGGGGTTATGACCATGGTTTGACGCACGAtaaacacacactttataaagatTTGATAACACGTATAATCGTTGATAAATTAACATCAATGTACAGTTCGCTGTTCCATAAATCTTCTTCAATATAATGAGCTAAACAACAAGATACATTGTGTTCATCATTTTTATTATAGCTGATTGTTAGTTTAATGAAGACGactgttaatttgtgtttgttaatcaAAATATACCAATGCGATATTTAATGGAAAACCTATGTCAAGTCATGGAATTCCTTAAACTAGCTTCAGAAAGCGGACAGATTTCTGGCATGCGATTTACATACATTTAAGAATATGAAAATGCACGAGTTTAAGAACTACATCCAGACTTATCTTGGCAAGAAATATTTAGTCGAACTTTTCCGTAATGGATCCATGGTTTCGAGTCAACAAATAATCCCTCAGAGCTGAGTAATCGTctgtcatcatcgtcatcgtcatcatcagcagTAGCAGAAAGTGTAAAAGCAGCAGCGCCACGAACAGAACCCCGCTTGTTTATAACTTCAAACTTTTGAACATCAACTGATTTTAGTTCACTATATTCTTGCTTAATTCTGGTATAGTCATGTTCATTCTCTGCCACGCGGAACAACAGTTTACATTGTAAACTGTGTTTGATAATAGACATATTATGTACAAAATGTTGTAATGATGGCGGAgaccatgttttataaataataaacaaatacttaATACATTCTGGCAGTTTTATCTCCATATCACACTTTTCCAAACAAATCCTTAACTTCTGCAAGTGGGTGAGAAGAGGTAGTGTCTGCGACAGCATGTCAGCGTGTTCTATTTTCGTCATGATCAGACTAGTGATATGTATTGTGGGTAACGTTTCATAAAACCCAGGACAATCCTTTAATACATTCAACTTAACGTTTGACAAATCTGCACCTCTCATTGGCGGTTCTGAGTCTGTTCTTATCGACTCTCGCCTCTGTAAAACTTGGTACTCATTTAATAACACCTCCACTAAATGACCTATCTTCGAAAGTTGTATCATCAAACTGTAGAGCCAATCTGATGAACAATATCCTTTTTCTAAAATCATATATTGAAGGGTGGGCGGTAATTTGTGATAAAACCCTGTCAAGTACGTCCCTTGTAAACGGATTTCTTTAAACGCGGGTAATGTGTTTTGCGTCACAAATGTTAGTGAAACATCGTCGAAAGCCGTAAGATGCACGCTTTTAATATTCGTACATCGCAATATTTCGAACTGCTCCTTTTGGAAATTTAAGATGCGTAGTTCAATGTTCGACATGTTAATTGCCATCATTCTTGACTGTAAATCGGACACATTGGTATATAATCTCTCATTTACACCAGTTTTAACACTCTTGGAATATTCCCATTTTAGTAAGTTATCTTTTGAACTAGGTGGACATGCTTCCTGTCCAGATATCACGGAACAGTTACTCACGTCTAATTTCACATTGTGTTTTATTGAAGACAGTTTGATCAAGATAGTATATAGCGATTCCAATGAATACTTGCACTCATATAATATCATCAACTCTAGGGATAGTGGTAAGTCATAATCAAATCGTGTCAAATAAGTTCCAACCAAATTTATCTGTTTCAACTTGTTCAACTGTGTTAGCATAAAGGTTCCCAAGGAGCAATAATCTTCAGCGGCAATTAGCAGACTCccaatacttgtatcacgtaataggttaaacagttccttactgccattTGTCACGATTATCTCAATATTGGATAGGTCAAGTGACAGTATTTCAGATCGCAAATCTGAAACATGTGTATGTGATACGTCTCCACTTGACAGGAATACATCATCCCGCATTTCACACTTGACAGGATAATCTAATGAAAAGAGTGTGattaacaagctgcacagccactcagttGACCATTCGACATCTTGCAGACGTATACGCTGAAATGAAGCAGGCAGcttgagatcacatcgacccgtatatGTCCCGCATAAATTAAGCGTTGTTAGCGTGTTTAAGGTGTGAAGAATATTTGAAGCAAATGAGGCACAATAAGCCGTTCTCATatctaggatccctatacttgaatCCCGTAAAATTTCAAACAATTCCTTACTGCCACTTTCCATTCGAATCTCAATATTGGACATGTCATGTGACAATATTTCAGATCGCAAGGCTGATACATATGTATGTGATAAGACTCCACATGTTTCTTCACTTGACAGCAATACATCACCCCACATATCAATCGTGAAAGGATGATCAAATGAAGACAGTGttatcaacaagctgcacagccactcagatgaacattttAATTCCTGCAGACCAATACGTCGCAATGAAGCAGGTAGTTTGAGATAGCATCGACCTGTATAGATTCCCCACAAATCAAGACTTGTGAGCGTGATAAGTgtgtgaagaatctctgatgCTAATGAGACACAATCAGCCGTTCTCAGGTCTAGaatccctatacttgtatcacgtaatatttcaaacagttccttactaCCCGTTTCCACTGAAAGTGCTATATTTGACAGATCAATTAGAAgtatttcagatcgcaagtcTGATATATGTGTTAGTGATTTCTCTCCACATGTTTCTTCACTTGACTCAGATAAATTACCCCACAGGTGACACGTGACAGGATGATCAAATGAAGAGAGTgtaatcaacaagctgcacagccagtCAGATGAATATTCGCCTTCCTGCATACTTATATACTCCAATGAAGCAGGAAGTctgagatcacatcgacccgtataggtcccccaCAAAAAAGCTTTGTTAGCCTGTTGAGCGTGTGGAGAATCTCTGATGCTAATGAGACCCAATCAGCCGTTAAAAGGTCAAGAATGTCTATACTTGTATAACGTAATATTTCATACAGTTCCTTACTACCAGTTTCCACTGAAATCGTTATATTGGACAGGTCACGTGAAAGTATTTCAGCTCGCAAGTCTGATATATGTGTAAGGGACTCTTCTTCACATGTTTCTTCACTTAACTCCAATACATTACCCAACAGGTGACACTTGACGGGATGATCAAATGAAGAGAGTgtaatcaacaagctgcacagccagtCAGATGAATATATGCCTTCTTGCAGACTTATATACTTCAATGAAGCAGGAAGTctgagatcacatcgacccgtataggtcccccaCAAAAAAAGCTTtgttagcttgttgagcgtgtgaagaatctctgatgCTAATGAGACACAATCAGCCGTTCTAAGGTATAGAATGtctatacttgtatcacgtaatatttcaaacagttccttactaCCAGTTTCCACTGAAAGTCCTATTTTTGACAGGTCAAGTGAAAgtatttcagatcgcaagtcTGATATATGTGTAAGTGACTCTTCTCCACGTGTTTCTTCACTTGACTCCAATACATTACCCAGCAGATTACACGTGACAGGATGATCAAATGAAGAGAGTgtaatcaacaagctgcacagccagtCAGATGAATAATCGCCTTCCTGAAGAGTTATATACTTCAATGAAGCAGGAAATctgagatcacatcgacccgtataggtcccccaCAATAAAAGATTtgttagcttgttgagcgtgtgaagaatctctgatgCTAATGAGACACAATCAGCCGTTCTAAGGTATAGAATGTCTATACTTGTATCgcgtaatatttcaaacagttccttactaCCAGTTACCACTCTAAGCTGTATATTGGACAGTTCAAGTGACAGTATTTCAGATCTCAAGTCTGATATATGTGTAAGTGATTCCTCTCCATGGATTTGTTCACTTGACTTCAATACAACCTCCCACATTTCACAGGTGACAGGATGGTCAAATGAAGAGAGTgtaatcaacaagctgcacagccactcagttGAACATTCAACATCTCGCAGAATAATACTCTGTAAGGAAGCAGGCAGCTTGAGATCGCATCGACCTGTATTGGTCCCACATAAACGAAGCTCTGAAAGCCTGTTGAGTGTGTGAACAATCTCTAATACTGATGAGTCACTACCAGCCGTGTCCAGGCCTGAGATTCCTAAGATTCCTATAGATGTACATTGTATCAATTTACACAGATCTCTAGATGCATATACGACGTTTAGATGGATATTTGTTAAGTCACTTGATAATAATTCCCGCTGAAATTGGTGAGTTTCGGAATCAGTTACATCCATATTTACCAAAACGACATGAACATACGGTTTTAAATACGATAAGCGCACTAGTAGCCGTTGTAGAAACGCTGACGAGCATGAACAGTGCACTAAAGTAATGCTGTGTATTGTGTCGGGAAGAACTATATCTTTCGAAAGGGTACAGTATGATAACGTCAAATACGCCAATTGAGACAGAGACGGACATCTTCTGTATATTATTTTCTCTGTTGATACACCGGGCAACGACGGTGCGTCAAATTCCCCGCTAATCTGTAGCTCCTGAATGCTCGTTTGATATAACGCTTTATTAGTTTCCGGATTCCCTGCCATCCTAACACGTTTAAGACAATGTCTGGATTTTTGTATGATTGTAATTATTTCGCTTGTTTTAAGAACATTACTTTCTAAAATAAGTGACCGAACATTTGAGTTGTTGGCCAATAAAAGGAGCTTTAATGCAGTTGAATTGGACTCATTAAGATATGGATTGAAAATAAAGTCCGTACAGTTCAGGCAAATGTTCTTCTCGCCGTTTGTCTTTGCTTCTATATAACCAGCAATGATCATGTCTTGGAATAAAGCTGCTAGTGCGAGGCAAAATGAGTCGTTATCCGTTAGATCTTCATCGTCTATCCCAAAAAAAATCTGAGGATAAATTCCTTTTACATACTCGCTCAATCCGTGATTAATAGAATTCTGAAGGTCGTCGTCTTCCAACTGTTTAATCAGTTTATTAGCTTTTTCACAATTAAGTCCACAAAGATAAATTATTGTCTGACTTATTTGTAACACATAATATTTCGCTCCGGATCGGAAATGTGTTATGAGGTCGTTCTTTGAATTGGCGATATGATAGGCAGCCATGAATTCCTGAACTGTCTCGTGTATAAATGAAAACTGGTACGGCACGGCGGAGCTGTATCTTTGAGTTAATACGCCAGCATTGAGGCAAAATGACAACTGATCTTCTGTCATGTAATTCAATAATTCTCGTTCCGTGAACACCAGCGATTTGTTCGATGAAAACGTAAATTGAAACGCAGCATTTGCAAGAGCATCAAAAATATTGATCTGCTGATGAATAAAGCGTGTATTTAATAAACAACGAAATGAATTCCCCTTTTTAAAATATCCCTTTTTCGCATGTGCATTCTTAAAAAGCATGTCGATAAGAATACAATTAATTTCACACAAGGAACCACTAACTGGCATATTGTTCATCCACAAGTTAACTAACAGAGTTTGCAGCCAGGGTGAAGTAAACAAATGCCACAATCGACGTTCGTGTACGTACACTATGAATTCAGTGTGTGTCTTTACATTACTAGTTTGAAGactgtttattattttctttgataGGTCTTCTGAATCAATTATTCCTTCAATTTctattaaatttttaatttcGGAATCCTTAATTCGCTCATCCGCCATTTTCCATGACCGTGATGTAATTACAGATACGGATTTTGTATGGCATGGTACCAGTAATGGTATTACGCATTTATTCAGAGGATCAACCCACTCGTTAAGCCCATCCATAGTTATGAGGCATGTCTCTTGTTCCATGATTTGTGATAAAAGCTTAACGACCTCTTCACGTTTATCACCAGTGTAAATCATATCGATTATTTGTATTTTGATCATCTCTGTTACCTCACGCTGGTCATTCGCATCTCTCAGTGATATGTAAAAGAGAAACTGGAATTCCATCAAGGTGTCAACATCAATAAACGTTGCCTTGTGATCAGGATTATGCACAGACACTGCATCACACCAGTCAAGCGCAAGTTTAGTAAGGAATGTAGTTTTCCCAACTCCGGGTTCCCCTTGAATAAAAACACGGCTATTTAGCTTTTTATCTGTGTAAAATAAGTCTTTGTATTGATGAACAGCATTGTCTGTTTTCTTTCGAGATCCATCTTTATCTATTGTAACGTGGCTCATTTTCGGTTTTACATAGACATCCCCGATGGGTTTGTCAAGGCCCTCCCTTAGGGGTGAAACAGACACAGTTTTCTTTGTCGTCGAGTATAATTCTATTAACCTCTCACGGAACTCtgaaatgtttaaaattataaatgttaatttttttcagcATGTGATTCAAGCTAATTTAGAGTTAACAATAGGTAGTCACTAATTAAGCGTGTGTTCTTAAGTTACttaatttatgttacatttttcGGGAAGTGG from Dreissena polymorpha isolate Duluth1 chromosome 10, UMN_Dpol_1.0, whole genome shotgun sequence encodes the following:
- the LOC127848376 gene encoding uncharacterized protein LOC127848376 isoform X2 — translated: MQEGEYSSDWLCSLLITLSSFDHPVTCHLWGNLSESSEETCGEKSLTHISDLRSEILLIDLSNIALSVETGSKELFEILRDTSIGILDLRTADCVSLASEILHTLITLTSLDLWGIYTGRCYLKLPASLRRIGLQELKCSSEWLCSLLITLSSFDHPFTIDMWGDVLLSSEETCGVLSHTYVSALRSEILSHDMSNIEIRMESGSKELFEILRDSSIGILDMRTAYCASFASNILHTLNTLTTLNLCGTYTGRCDLKLPASFQRIRLQDVEWSTEWLCSLLITLFSLDYPVKCEMRDDVFLSSGDVSHTHVSDLRSEILSLDLSNIEIIVTNGSKELFNLLRDTSIGSLLIAAEDYCSLGTFMLTQLNKLKQINLVGTYLTRFDYDLPLSLELMILYECKYSLESLYTILIKLSSIKHNVKLDVSNCSVISGQEACPPSSKDNLLKWEYSKSVKTGVNERLYTNVSDLQSRMMAINMSNIELRILNFQKEQFEILRCTNIKSVHLTAFDDVSLTFVTQNTLPAFKEIRLQGTYLTGFYHKLPPTLQYMILEKGYCSSDWLYSLMIQLSKIGHLVEVLLNEYQVLQRRESIRTDSEPPMRGADLSNVKLNVLKDCPGFYETLPTIHITSLIMTKIEHADMLSQTLPLLTHLQKLRICLEKCDMEIKLPECIKYLFIIYKTWSPPSLQHFVHNMSIIKHSLQCKLLFRVAENEHDYTRIKQEYSELKSVDVQKFEVINKRGSVRGAAAFTLSATADDDDDDDDRRLLSSEGLFVDSKPWIHYGKVRLNISCQDKSGCSS
- the LOC127848376 gene encoding uncharacterized protein LOC127848376 isoform X1, with protein sequence METKLTKKEAQNWLKCMFATYTTRDVIAQLADLGFKLFYSHVRSDMRSKLGIVETQTCSRCNNISKQCHLCSEIGIRIWDNHRFKKASLKGPSWSNTDSTKWCVDPWELAKCYMPPTGYRDKPNAESTDFNGIIGAIYNCTWMQCYFADDLNKDSNICAEAREEVNKLRHLQDTNIDDGAMISFFDCLLNLLNDPGHLHSLKPAVDARLYLKQLQQDTLQLSEKAVNSTLNKLYEDQKEEFRERLIELYSTTKKTVSVSPLREGLDKPIGDVYVKPKMSHVTIDKDGSRKKTDNAVHQYKDLFYTDKKLNSRVFIQGEPGVGKTTFLTKLALDWCDAVSVHNPDHKATFIDVDTLMEFQFLFYISLRDANDQREVTEMIKIQIIDMIYTGDKREEVVKLLSQIMEQETCLITMDGLNEWVDPLNKCVIPLLVPCHTKSVSVITSRSWKMADERIKDSEIKNLIEIEGIIDSEDLSKKIINSLQTSNVKTHTEFIVYVHERRLWHLFTSPWLQTLLVNLWMNNMPVSGSLCEINCILIDMLFKNAHAKKGYFKKGNSFRCLLNTRFIHQQINIFDALANAAFQFTFSSNKSLVFTERELLNYMTEDQLSFCLNAGVLTQRYSSAVPYQFSFIHETVQEFMAAYHIANSKNDLITHFRSGAKYYVLQISQTIIYLCGLNCEKANKLIKQLEDDDLQNSINHGLSEYVKGIYPQIFFGIDDEDLTDNDSFCLALAALFQDMIIAGYIEAKTNGEKNICLNCTDFIFNPYLNESNSTALKLLLLANNSNVRSLILESNVLKTSEIITIIQKSRHCLKRVRMAGNPETNKALYQTSIQELQISGEFDAPSLPGVSTEKIIYRRCPSLSQLAYLTLSYCTLSKDIVLPDTIHSITLVHCSCSSAFLQRLLVRLSYLKPYVHVVLVNMDVTDSETHQFQRELLSSDLTNIHLNVVYASRDLCKLIQCTSIGILGISGLDTAGSDSSVLEIVHTLNRLSELRLCGTNTGRCDLKLPASLQSIILRDVECSTEWLCSLLITLSSFDHPVTCEMWEVVLKSSEQIHGEESLTHISDLRSEILSLELSNIQLRVVTGSKELFEILRDTSIDILYLRTADCVSLASEILHTLNKLTNLLLWGTYTGRCDLRFPASLKYITLQEGDYSSDWLCSLLITLSSFDHPVTCNLLGNVLESSEETRGEESLTHISDLRSEILSLDLSKIGLSVETGSKELFEILRDTSIDILYLRTADCVSLASEILHTLNKLTKLFLWGTYTGRCDLRLPASLKYISLQEGIYSSDWLCSLLITLSSFDHPVKCHLLGNVLELSEETCEEESLTHISDLRAEILSRDLSNITISVETGSKELYEILRYTSIDILDLLTADWVSLASEILHTLNRLTKLFCGGPIRVDVISDFLLHWSI